A genomic window from Gossypium hirsutum isolate 1008001.06 chromosome D12, Gossypium_hirsutum_v2.1, whole genome shotgun sequence includes:
- the LOC107947597 gene encoding basic leucine zipper 43, whose translation MVPSELSTGLHYLAPENPILIPDNLGMMQNTIPGFHFDRFLNIQSNSHIPLPAHEFIAQSLCTSTSDEAEEHQLSRIIDERKQRRMISNRESARRSRMRKQKHLDELLSQVVRLRNENQSLIDKLKHVSDCHDQVVQENARLKEEASDLRRMVTDLRTGSPYSLALRELEDVPCNTAYLRAEPTNQSIANSVDLLY comes from the coding sequence ATGGTTCCTAGTGAGCTCAGTACTGGACTTCACTACCTTGCACCAGAAAACCCGATCCTGATTCCAGACAACCTTGGAATGATGCAAAACACAATCCCAGGTTTTCATTTCGATAGATTCTTAAACATCCAATCCAATTCCCACATCCCACTGCCCGCTCATGAATTCATTGCACAGTCCTTGTGTACTTCAACTTCAGATGAAGCGGAGGAACACCAGCTGAGCAGGATCATCGACGAGCGGAAACAACGAAGGATGATATCGAATCGAGAATCCGCTCGTAGGTCGAGGATGCGGAAACAGAAGCACCTGGATGAACTTTTGTCACAGGTAGTCAGGCTTCGAAATGAGAACCAGTCTCTCATAGACAAGTTGAAACATGTATCAGACTGCCATGACCAAGTTGTTCAAGAGAATGCAAGACTCAAGGAAGAAGCCTCCGATCTTCGTCGAATGGTGACGGACTTAAGAACTGGCAGCCCGTATTCTCTAGCATTGAGAGAGCTGGAAGACGTTCCCTGCAACACTGCTTACCTGAGAGCTGAGCCGACAAACCAATCCATTGCTAACTCTGTAGATTTGCTATATTAA